In bacterium, one DNA window encodes the following:
- the nrdD gene encoding anaerobic ribonucleoside-triphosphate reductase: MANTRALTSVRKRDGRVVPFDKNKIMQAIFKAATAVGGQDKAVAEELTNAITSYLEQNFRDKIPEIEEIQDIVEKVLIETGHAKTSKAYILYRNERSRLREMLQVRKEKKAKATTTDLSLFVSTITADEILPWNKAKISMALVKEAGVSQSIADKIATSVEENIFTSGLTQISTSLIRELVDNELFINGYKQKLSKQQVLGMPIFDIEQLIFSKSNENSNIAVNNPEAINLTIAESTLKQYALRKIFSPDIAEAHLKGIIHLHDLGYPTRVYCSSHSLEYIKKYGLELVNLDTSSAPASHARTLTGHLNTFLASMQAYYAGALGVGYINIFYAPYVVGMSEKEMRQEAQYLIFSASQNAFSRGGQTLFLDFNIHTGIPGYLKNIEAIGPKGEYTGKTYAEYEPWAQKFSKAMMDVWRSGDRYGNVFAFPKMDLHISEDTFNDTNQLELVKYACKIASENGTPYFVFDRDEVTLSACCRLRTHIKDDYMIKHPESMRFCGFQNVTINLPQAAYRAGKGNVDSIYKEIEHAMDLAMIAHTQKKKFIASLMKDKTMPLWQIGKKAKDGRRYVDLDEATYIIGIIGLNECVQYLTGKELHEDDQTYRLGLKIISFMNLTTKKYEQKHGLRVALEESPAESAARRLAKVDMREYPESKSVVKGNMAQDEYYYTNSIHFRADAPIGLVERIEKQAKFHTMIESGAILHAFIGEQKPSPESIFNLVKKTFYNTKAAQLAISPEFTICNSCKKTTRGLVDVCGNCASMDVYGITRIVGYFSRVNNWNKSKLGELRDRQKGQYKIA, translated from the coding sequence ATGGCAAATACACGCGCACTTACCTCAGTTAGAAAAAGGGATGGCAGAGTAGTTCCGTTTGATAAAAATAAGATTATGCAGGCTATTTTTAAGGCTGCAACAGCTGTTGGCGGACAGGATAAAGCAGTAGCTGAGGAATTAACCAATGCTATAACTTCATATCTTGAGCAAAACTTCAGAGATAAGATCCCGGAAATAGAAGAAATTCAGGATATTGTAGAGAAAGTGCTTATTGAAACAGGGCATGCTAAAACATCTAAGGCGTATATCCTCTATAGAAATGAGCGCAGCCGCTTGCGGGAAATGCTTCAGGTTAGAAAGGAGAAGAAAGCAAAAGCAACAACCACGGATCTATCTCTTTTTGTGTCAACTATTACTGCTGACGAAATTCTCCCATGGAATAAAGCGAAAATATCAATGGCTCTTGTAAAAGAGGCCGGTGTCTCTCAGTCAATAGCAGACAAAATAGCCACGTCTGTTGAAGAAAACATCTTTACATCTGGTCTTACACAGATTTCTACATCCCTTATAAGAGAGCTGGTGGATAATGAGCTGTTTATCAATGGATATAAACAAAAACTTTCAAAGCAGCAGGTATTGGGAATGCCAATATTTGACATAGAGCAGCTTATTTTTTCTAAAAGTAATGAGAATTCCAATATTGCTGTTAATAATCCGGAAGCGATAAACTTAACAATTGCAGAGAGTACTTTAAAGCAATATGCTTTGCGGAAGATATTTAGTCCGGACATTGCCGAAGCGCATCTTAAAGGAATAATCCATTTGCACGATCTTGGATATCCTACAAGGGTATATTGCTCCTCTCATTCTCTGGAATACATAAAAAAGTATGGACTTGAATTAGTAAATTTAGACACCTCTTCAGCTCCGGCTTCTCACGCCAGAACCCTGACAGGACACTTAAATACATTTTTAGCATCCATGCAGGCTTATTATGCTGGAGCTCTGGGTGTTGGATATATAAATATCTTCTATGCCCCATATGTTGTTGGAATGAGCGAGAAAGAAATGCGCCAGGAGGCGCAGTATCTGATCTTTAGCGCCAGCCAAAATGCATTCAGCCGCGGAGGACAAACATTATTTTTGGACTTTAATATTCATACAGGTATTCCTGGATATCTAAAAAATATTGAAGCCATAGGACCAAAGGGAGAATACACAGGCAAGACTTATGCAGAGTATGAACCATGGGCTCAGAAATTTAGTAAGGCAATGATGGATGTATGGAGATCCGGGGACCGCTATGGGAATGTATTTGCATTTCCTAAAATGGATCTGCATATAAGTGAGGATACATTCAATGACACAAACCAGCTTGAGCTTGTTAAATATGCGTGTAAAATAGCAAGTGAAAACGGGACTCCCTACTTTGTGTTTGATAGGGATGAGGTTACACTCAGCGCCTGCTGTCGTCTGAGAACCCATATAAAAGATGATTATATGATAAAGCATCCTGAAAGCATGCGTTTTTGTGGATTTCAGAATGTTACAATAAATCTGCCGCAAGCAGCCTACAGAGCCGGCAAAGGTAATGTGGATAGCATTTATAAGGAAATTGAACATGCAATGGATTTAGCTATGATAGCTCACACACAAAAGAAAAAGTTTATTGCATCTCTTATGAAGGATAAAACTATGCCATTATGGCAGATTGGTAAAAAGGCAAAGGATGGAAGGCGGTATGTTGATCTGGATGAGGCTACTTATATAATTGGTATTATAGGTCTTAATGAATGTGTTCAGTATTTAACGGGAAAGGAGCTTCATGAAGATGACCAGACATACAGATTGGGGCTCAAAATAATTTCCTTTATGAACCTGACTACTAAGAAATATGAGCAAAAACACGGATTAAGAGTTGCGCTCGAAGAGTCACCTGCAGAGAGTGCAGCAAGACGTCTTGCAAAGGTGGATATGAGAGAATATCCTGAAAGTAAGAGTGTAGTAAAAGGCAATATGGCTCAGGATGAATACTATTATACTAATTCTATTCATTTCCGCGCAGACGCTCCTATAGGTTTGGTGGAAAGAATAGAAAAGCAGGCGAAGTTTCATACAATGATAGAATCAGGTGCTATCCTGCATGCATTTATTGGGGAGCAAAAGCCTTCTCCTGAAAGCATATTCAATCTTGTTAAGAAGACTTTTTATAATACAAAGGCTGCACAGCTAGCTATATCTCCTGAATTTACAATCTGTAATAGTTGTAAAAAGACTACGCGTGGTTTAGTTGATGTATGCGGTAATTGCGCTAGTATGGATGTGTATGGTATAACAAGAATCGTTGGATATTTCAGCAGGGTAAATAACTGGAATAAATCAAAGCTTGGCGAATTAAGGGATAGGCAAAAAGGGCAATATAAAATAGCTTGA
- the nrdR gene encoding transcriptional regulator NrdR, translating into MKCPFCAHQEDKVIDSRESKENNVIRRRRECLKCAKRFTTYEKIELIPIMVVKKDNRREEFDREKLLNGIVTACEKRPISMEVLEQIVNGIERKLWNDMNKEVASEEIGELVMKKLHDLDAVAYVRFASVYRQFEDIGDFLDQAKTIIKNRGC; encoded by the coding sequence ATGAAGTGTCCATTCTGCGCTCATCAGGAAGACAAGGTAATTGATTCCAGGGAAAGCAAAGAAAACAATGTTATAAGACGAAGAAGAGAGTGCTTGAAATGCGCAAAGAGATTTACTACTTATGAAAAAATAGAGTTGATTCCAATTATGGTTGTTAAAAAAGATAATCGCAGAGAGGAGTTTGACAGGGAGAAACTTCTAAATGGCATTGTAACAGCCTGTGAAAAAAGACCTATAAGCATGGAGGTTTTGGAGCAGATAGTAAATGGCATAGAGAGAAAACTCTGGAATGACATGAATAAGGAAGTTGCCTCAGAAGAAATAGGTGAACTGGTTATGAAAAAGCTGCATGATTTGGACGCAGTTGCATATGTAAGATTCGCTTCAGTATATCGTCAATTTGAGGATATAGGAGATTTCCTGGACCAGGCAAAGACTATAATCAAAAATAGGGGATGTTAA